The Proteiniphilum propionicum genome contains the following window.
GTCTTCTCTGTTATGTCCGGCTTTCCGTAATGTCTTCTTTCCGCTTCCGCCTGCCGAGCAGCCGAGAAGTTGCTCACTCTCTTCATATAACCGATAATGCGTGTGAGGTAATCCACATTCCGGGAGCCACACTGGGGGCATTCCTTCAGGTAACGCTTGTCGATGGCACCACAATCGTTGCATACAGTGTTTGGAATGTTGAAGGTGAAATAGTTGCAGCCCTCGTGGGCTGCTACACGCAACAGCTGTCGGTATTGTGCTTTTGAGAGGTGTTCCTCCAGGTTCAGGTGGAGTGCCGATCCGCCCGTCAAATGTTCAATATAGTTACGTCCGTGCAGTCGGAACTTGTCGATCACATTTAGCGATGGATCTTCCACCCGGTAAAAATAGCTATTGTAGCAGTCGCGCGGCACGAAATAGCCGTCCTCCCTGTCCCATTTGGCATGTTTTACGCCTACATTTTCGGCAGGGATCATCTCACAATTGAACATCAGTTCTTTAGATCGGTATTTTTTGTTGTATTGCTCAATAATTCCGAGCACCTCCTGCACGAAGGCCTTATATTGAGGATTGTGATTGATGGCTATCCCCAGCGATTCGGCTGCTTCCACTAATCCATTTACGCCGATTGTAAGGTATTGGCGTCCGAGGTTGATGTATCCAGCGTCGAACAATGGCAGCATCCCTTTTTGTTGGAACATCTTCAGGTTTTCATTATAGGCGATCTGCACCTTGTGTGTCAAATCCACCACCTCTTCAAGGAAAGTACCATAGGGTTGTCCCGTACGTTTTGCAAACTGAACACAGCGGTTAAGGTTGATGGTGAGCACGCTTTTGGAACCGGTGGATACTCCACCCGCACCTAAGGTGTAGCTGAACCCGTTGTCCTGAATCTCGTTGCGCAGGCGGCAGCAGCTCGATAACGAGTCGGCATTGTCGCTCATATAGGTAAAGAAAGAGTGTCCTTCAGCATACATTTCGGCGGTAAAATCGGCATATTCTGTATCAATCACATCCTCTTCCCGCGAGAGCAATGCCATCGTTTCCACCGGAAAAGTAAGTACGGTTTTGGTGCGTTCCTTGTTAAACCATTTCATAAAGCGTTTCTGCAACCAACTGAGCGATTCCCATACGGGGCGTGAGCCATCGGGGAACCGGAACTCGCCGAACAGGCTTTCGAAGTAGTACCTGTCGTAATAGGAAATGTTCCAGAAGACAGCCTGGAAATTGCGTGCTCCTGTGGGCTGGTTGATGGAGTAGACTATCTGTTCGAAACAGTCGGTAATTACCTTGTCGAGTGTACGCCTTCGTCTTGACAGATCTACTACCTCTGTGGTATGTAAAAAATAGTTGTCGCCATACTCTTTCCGGATAAAATAATCAAGGTACATCAGAAACTCAGGAGTGGCGCAGGCACCACTAAGCATGCTCGATACAATGAATACCATATTGATGAATCCGCCGCAGAACGATTTCAGGTTGGTGGGTGGGGTGGAGTTGCCCCCGACAGACAGGGTGCCGTTCAGCAGCCAGGGATACATGGTAATGCTGGCGCAGTAGTTGGCCAGGCTGGTTTCGTCGTTTTTATAAATGAAATGTTCTTTCAGCATGCCGATGTATTTGTCGGCAAGCTCCTTCCCGTACATCTCCTTCATCCTGTCTGTTATCATCTTCCTATTCAGGTCAATGAAGTTCTTTTTGGGTAGCTCGCCGATGAGTGTGGCAATGTTTTTCTTCTCTACATTGGCATTGGAATCGAACTTGCTTCCCGTGGCAGCATTCTGAGCGTTGCAATAGCTCATCAGGAAGTTCATCTTGCTCTGGATCTCACGTGTTTCGGTATGTTTCTGCCGGTAGAGCATGTATGATTTTGCAACAGCAAAGTATCTTTCCCGCATCAATGCTGTCTCCACCTGGTTCTGGATCTCTTCCACAGTCATTCCGTCAGAAATATGAAGGTGGGCAAGGAGAGTAGTGAAGTCCTCTTCTGTAGCAAACGAACCTACCGACAAAAATGCTTTCGCAATGGCATTTTCAATTTTTTTGAGGGAAAATAGCACCCGTTTCCCGTCGCGTTTCACAATCTGAATTTCATTGTTACCCATTTTTTTAGACCGTTAAATAGTTAGATAAATAGATTGTAAGACTTTTTGATTATTGAATTTTAAAATGTTGGGAGTGGGGCAGTCCTTCAGTCTATTAGTCTGAAAACCTCATGTCCAATAGTCTAAAACAATATGGATATTATGTGTATATCAATATTTCGACTGTCTTTTTACCCGAAAGAGATCAAAAAGTGTATAACGCACCTGGCAGGTCTTCTGACTTACTCCCGTGTCTGAACGCCTTCCCGTTCCTGCTTATCGGAACAGTGGCTATGAAGATGTTTGTTCAGCACATAAAAGGAGCTTACAGCAGCGGGAACTGTTGCTGATTTTCACAGCATTCCCTTTTCATTTTATTTATAAAAGACGACTATAAATAAAAACCAGATGTTGTCACAAAGGTAGATTTACTTTTTTGAAAAAACAATAATGTTTTCCTAAAAAGTTATCAACAGTTATGATTTGAAATCCTATACATTTGATTATTAATTTATTATATATTTTAGCAGGAAATTTGCATTGATTAATAAGATTAAAAGTTGTTCGTTTTGGTGAATAATAAAAATTCAGTGGAGGATAAATAAGCCAAAGATAATTGCCTGCACGGGTTACTTTTTTAAAACGGATTACAGAAACATCAAGATCAATATCAATATCTGCGCCGAGATCACCCAGAGGAACATGGTCAGCGGGTAAACGGTAGAATAAGCCACTGCCGGGGGATCGTTTCCCGCTATGGAGTTGGAGTAAGCCAATGCCGGAGGATCGGTCATGCTTCCCGACAACAATCCCGTCAAGGTAAAATAATCCAAGTGGAGCATTTTTCTGGCCACGCATTCTGTGAGCAGTAGCGGAACCGTCGTGACGACGATCCGGTGTGAGATCAGCACCTTGTCCAATTCTTTCCAGTCCAGCTCCGTTGTTTCTCCCAGAAACGCCGTGACGGCTTCGGCCGCTGCTCCGGCGGTGATCAGTACAAATGTCACACCTAGGGAGATACCGAAGATCCTGATCTTTCCTAATGCCACTCCCGCAGATATCGTCAACGCGTATAGCAGGACGGTATGGGCAATACCATCCTCGAAAAGAAGCGAATGGAACCACTCCATAAAGCTTGTCAATTAAATTCAATAATGATTTTTAAGGCAGATGCCTAAGCCATGCCATTTTTATATTTATTCCACTATTGATGCAAAATCGGTATTACCTGAGTCCTTTCCGCATTTGCCGGGCGGCTTGCACCATTCTGGTCAACGATTCTTCGGTTTCTTTCCAGGTTCTTGTCTTCAATCCGCAGTCGGGATTGACCCATAACTGTTCCTGAGGAATGACATTAGCAGCTTTTTTCAACAGATGAACAATCTCGTTCACGCTCGGTACGCGAGGTGAATGGATGTCGTACACCCCGGGACCGATATCGTTCGGATATCTGAACCGGACAAAAGCATCCAGCAGTTCCATTTGTGAACGGGAGCATTCTATGGTGATCACATCGGCATCCATCAATGCCATGTGTTCGATAATATCATTGAATTCGGAATAACACATATGCGTATGGATCTGCGTTCGGTCTTTAACTCCACCCGAAGCAATACAAAACGATCTCACCGCCCAATTTAAATAGGTTTTCCAGTCGCTCTTCCAGACCGGCAATCCTTCCCTTATTGCCGGTTCGTCGATCTGTATAATTCCTATTCCGGCCTGTTCCAAATCATCAACTTCATCCCTGATAGCTAATGCTATCTGCAGACAAGTCTCGGAACGTTTCTGGTCGTTTCTTACAAATGACCACTGCAAGATTGTAACCGGTCCAGTGAGCATTCCTTTCACCGGCCTGGATGTAAGCGACTGTGCGTAGCTTGTCCAATAGAGGGTCATGGGGTGGGATCGGGAGACATCTCCGTAAATAACGGGAGGTTTTACGCATCGTGAGCCGTAACTTTGCACCCATCCGTGCTGTGTAAAGGTGAATCCGTTGAGTTGTTCCCCAAAATATTCCACCATATCGTTTCGCTCGAATTCCCCATGTACCAGAATGTCCAGTCCTATTTTCTCCTGCCATTCGACGGCCTTTCGGGTTTCGGACTTCAGTCGTTGGTCGTATTCCGCTGCCGATAATTCTCCTTTTCTAAATTTTGCTCGCCAGGCGCGTACTTCTTTGGTCTGAGGAAAAGAGCCTATCGTTGTTGTTGGATAGAGGGGGAGGTTTAGTTCCTTATGCTGGATTTTTTTTCTTACTGGAAACGGGCTTTTCCGTTTAGCATCATCCTCCGATATGGCTTTGCAACGATTCTCTACATTTTTGTTGTGGATTAGGGAAGATGTTCGTTTACTCTCCATTGCCCGCTTGTTTTCTTTTAGTTTGTTCTGAACGGACAGATCTCCTTTCGCCAGTTTCTGTAGTATGGTTAATTCTTCCGTTTTTTGTTTTGCAAAAGCCATCCATTGTTTTATTTCAGGAGTAAGTATGTTTTCATCCGTTTCCTGTTCCAGATCGTATGGCACATGAAGGAATGAAGAGGAGCCTGCAATCATCACCCGGTCGGGACCAAGTTTGCCTATTGCTTTGACGATTATTCTCAAAGATTGTTCAAAGTCGTTTTTCCAGATATTACGTCCGTCAACGACACCCAAAGATAATATCTTGTGTGTCGGAAATTGTTCCAATACATCGTCCAATTGAGATGGCGAACGAACCAGATCAATATGTAAGGCGTCTGCAGGCAAGCCAACAGCAAGCCTCGTGTTATCCCTCAACCCATCAAAATATGTAGCAATCATCAGTTTTAACTGTGGACATGCCTCTTTTATGGTCTTGTAAGCTTTTATGTATGCCTTTTTTGTCCATTCGTCGATATCGGTTACCAGGTAAGGTTCGTCAAGTTGAATCCATTCGGTTCCTTCGTTCTTCAGTTCCTTTAGTAATTCGATATATGGGGCTGTTCCAAAAGGACAGCTCCTTTTTTAATTTTTCATGCTGCTATTTTCTGATTGTTGTTATTAATTGATGAGAAACTTTTAGAGTTGATCTCTATTTTTATAAAAAACAGAATAATATCTCCTTTATGACCATATTTCTCCAAAAAATAGAGTATTTCTTTATCGGCTAATCCCTTCAAGTGTAGTTTTCCGAGGTTAAACGCGATAGCGAAGATTGCAAAGTCCATCAAAACCTTGTCTTTATTAAAGTGTCTGAACCTATTGTAGTGTTTGTTGGATTTAATTTGGCCGAACACTGACTCCGGCTCTATAGGACGCTGACTTCGATGATAAATTCCTTCTTCGCATGTCAACAGTTCCCTTGCTTTCTGTTTATGGCGGTTAAGGTTATGATTTACTTCCACCCTTCTATTGCCTTTTGCATTACTACAGAGACATTTCAAAGGACAACCCTTACAGTTTTTCGCCTCGTAAATAGTTGTTGTTGATGTGTACCCACTAGCTGTTTTGCTTCTTTTCTTTCCTACCTTGTTCATGTGCTGACCCATGGGACAAACATAGTAATCTTCATCCGCGTTATAATAAAGGTTTTGAGAGAGAAAGCCGTTCTTTTTAAATGCCCTTTTCTGTTCTTTATGAAAGTAGCCCTAACTTTACAAATGGCTCAATATCATTCCCCTGCATAAACTCATAGTTTTCTTCACTACCATAACCTGAGTCAGCCACAACCTTGACGGGCAAAATATTATAACGATTCTCAAATCCATTCAAAAAGGGAATCAGTGTTAATGTATCGGTGGGGTTTGGATAAAAATCATAATGGCTTATAAACTGGTTCTCTGTACTTATCTGAACATTATATGCAGGCTTTAGCTGTCCATTGAGCATATGATCCTCTTTCATACGCATAAAGGTTGCATCGCAGTCTGTCTTGGAATAACTATTACGATTTGCCAGAGTATCTAAATGCCGCTCATACTCTTCAAGTTTAGGTAAAAGCTTGTTCTCAAGTGTCTTTATTGCTTTTTGTTCTTCTTTGCTCCGGTTCTCTTTATTAATCTGAGCAACACGCTTTCTTAACTCTTCGCTGTTGAATGGTGTAGGTGGATCATCCTCAGGGTTATTATCCTGGGCGATACCCTCCTCAATCATTCCAAGGACTTTAAGTATCTTTTCTTCGAGTCTCTCTTTGTATTTTTCAATGGATTTACGCCAGACAAAAGTGTAGCGGTTGGCTCGTGATTCAATTTTTGTTCCGTCGATATATGCAACTTCAAGACTTAAACAACCCATTTCAACAAGCATAACCACTACCTGGGTAAAGACCTCATGTATTGAGTCTTTTAAATGGGATGAACGAAAACGGTTTATGGTGTTATGGTCAGGTGTTTGATTGCCTGAGAGCCACATGAAACTAACTCGATCAGTAAGTGCCTGCTCGATCTTACGACTTGAATAAATATTGTTCAGATAGCCGTATAGAACAACTTTAAGCATCATGCGTGGATTATAGGCAGTTGTACCCCCACCTTTATACGTGTCGAAGACTTTACTCAAGTCCAGGTTATCCACAATTTGATTAATGATACGGGCAGGAGAGTTTTGAGGGACCTTTTCATCCAGAGTGGGAGGGAAAAGACTTACTTGACCTTGATTATAGGATTTAAACTTAGGCTTAGCCATATCTTATGTGTTTGATATATAGACATAAAGATATGAAAAAGTGGTTTAAATAACAATATTTGAGGAGGTTTTTTTAAGAAAAATTTGATACTAAAAAAAGAGGCTGCCTTTCTTTTGAGACAGCCCCCTAGCAGTTCCAGACGGTGGAAGCCCTCTTCTTTTTCTTTTCCAGATAACAGGTAAGAGACCGGTCCGGGCAGTACCGGTTTGGTTTCGATCCCTTGCTCTCTCCCTTCCTTATACTCCTCAAGTGCTTTGTTATAAATAAGAGAAAATGCTTGTGTTTTGGTAAATTCAGGAACGATATAGTGATAATTTGTGTCGAACCATTTGGTCATTTCCATTGCGGTGATATCTTTTTCTCCCTGTTGATATCCGCGAGCCATGGCGAAGTAGAGCGCCAGCTTATCATCCCGGAGGCAGTCATAACGTGTCGGAATGGCTCCTACCGCTAGGGTGGTATCTAACACCTGATCATAAAAAGAGAAATCGTTCGAAGGGATAAGGTCTATTCCGGCCTCTTTTTGGAGAATGCGGTTTTGTTGCCTGATGGACCTTCCCGTACTGAAAAGTTCATCTTCCGTGATTTTTCCTGCCCAGAAACTTTCGCAGGCTTTTTTCAGTTCGCGCCGGTTGCCGATGCGAGGGTAACCGAGAATGTTTGTTTGCATTGCTTTTAATTTTTTAAAGTGAATACCCATGAAGCTAAAAGCTCTTTTCCCGAACTTTCGCAATACAACGGCTAATAAAAGAAGGATGAAGTAAACGCAAGGATATATTTCTTCCTATCCGCATAGGAAGGAATGGATGAGTCTGACAACATACTTTTATCGCGAAGCATTGTCAATCCGAATTAAGGCAGGTCTCCTGACTTGCACAATTTCCGCCATCCTTCCCATTTCGCAAAGCGGAACAGTGGATTTTAACGGGCGGAAACGTTGACCGTGCTTACAGTTGCGCGACAGTCCACGATTCTCACGTGGTTCCCTATTATACCCTTTTTTGGGGGGCACCTTACCGGTTGAAGAAATGATAAAAAGAACTTTAGTACGGCAAAGATAGAAAAAATAGGTAGATATTCCAGCTTTATCCTATCTTATTAATTTTGCTTGCCTGGCAGGCGGC
Protein-coding sequences here:
- the nrdD gene encoding anaerobic ribonucleoside-triphosphate reductase, which translates into the protein MGNNEIQIVKRDGKRVLFSLKKIENAIAKAFLSVGSFATEEDFTTLLAHLHISDGMTVEEIQNQVETALMRERYFAVAKSYMLYRQKHTETREIQSKMNFLMSYCNAQNAATGSKFDSNANVEKKNIATLIGELPKKNFIDLNRKMITDRMKEMYGKELADKYIGMLKEHFIYKNDETSLANYCASITMYPWLLNGTLSVGGNSTPPTNLKSFCGGFINMVFIVSSMLSGACATPEFLMYLDYFIRKEYGDNYFLHTTEVVDLSRRRRTLDKVITDCFEQIVYSINQPTGARNFQAVFWNISYYDRYYFESLFGEFRFPDGSRPVWESLSWLQKRFMKWFNKERTKTVLTFPVETMALLSREEDVIDTEYADFTAEMYAEGHSFFTYMSDNADSLSSCCRLRNEIQDNGFSYTLGAGGVSTGSKSVLTINLNRCVQFAKRTGQPYGTFLEEVVDLTHKVQIAYNENLKMFQQKGMLPLFDAGYINLGRQYLTIGVNGLVEAAESLGIAINHNPQYKAFVQEVLGIIEQYNKKYRSKELMFNCEMIPAENVGVKHAKWDREDGYFVPRDCYNSYFYRVEDPSLNVIDKFRLHGRNYIEHLTGGSALHLNLEEHLSKAQYRQLLRVAAHEGCNYFTFNIPNTVCNDCGAIDKRYLKECPQCGSRNVDYLTRIIGYMKRVSNFSAARQAEAERRHYGKPDITEKTKEEPIIY
- a CDS encoding aspartate-alanine antiporter-like transporter; its protein translation is MEWFHSLLFEDGIAHTVLLYALTISAGVALGKIRIFGISLGVTFVLITAGAAAEAVTAFLGETTELDWKELDKVLISHRIVVTTVPLLLTECVARKMLHLDYFTLTGLLSGSMTDPPALAYSNSIAGNDPPAVAYSTVYPLTMFLWVISAQILILILMFL
- the metE gene encoding 5-methyltetrahydropteroyltriglutamate--homocysteine S-methyltransferase gives rise to the protein MELLKELKNEGTEWIQLDEPYLVTDIDEWTKKAYIKAYKTIKEACPQLKLMIATYFDGLRDNTRLAVGLPADALHIDLVRSPSQLDDVLEQFPTHKILSLGVVDGRNIWKNDFEQSLRIIVKAIGKLGPDRVMIAGSSSFLHVPYDLEQETDENILTPEIKQWMAFAKQKTEELTILQKLAKGDLSVQNKLKENKRAMESKRTSSLIHNKNVENRCKAISEDDAKRKSPFPVRKKIQHKELNLPLYPTTTIGSFPQTKEVRAWRAKFRKGELSAAEYDQRLKSETRKAVEWQEKIGLDILVHGEFERNDMVEYFGEQLNGFTFTQHGWVQSYGSRCVKPPVIYGDVSRSHPMTLYWTSYAQSLTSRPVKGMLTGPVTILQWSFVRNDQKRSETCLQIALAIRDEVDDLEQAGIGIIQIDEPAIREGLPVWKSDWKTYLNWAVRSFCIASGGVKDRTQIHTHMCYSEFNDIIEHMALMDADVITIECSRSQMELLDAFVRFRYPNDIGPGVYDIHSPRVPSVNEIVHLLKKAANVIPQEQLWVNPDCGLKTRTWKETEESLTRMVQAARQMRKGLR